Proteins found in one Streptococcus mitis genomic segment:
- a CDS encoding peptide ABC transporter substrate-binding protein, with translation MTTKKRVLSAGLTFAAALLLAACGQSGSDTKTYSSTFSGNPTTFNYLLDYYADNTAIITNLVDGLLENDNHGNLVPSLAEDWSVSSDGLTYTYKLRKDAKWFTADGEEYAPVKAQDFVTGIKYAVDNKSQAIDLIQNSIKGLNDYITGADSDFSKVGVKAIDDQTVEYTLARPEPYWNSKTTNSILFPVNEEFLNSKGKDFGTLSPDSILYSGPYLLKDFTSKSSIEYVKNPHYYDHDKVSIEHVKLAYFDGSDQELTIRNFESGAYSIAGVYPNSSNFAKTKEKYKDNIVYSLQDKTSWYFNFNVNRKAYNHTAKTTDEQKKSTETAVLNKNFRQAVNFALDRTAYSAQSNGEEAASKTLRNTLVPPTFVQVGDKTFGEVVASKLVNYGTEWSDINLADAQDAYFNKEKAQAKFAEAKKDLASQGVTFPIHLDVAVDQTSKNAVTGMNSVKQTLESVLGADNLVIDVQQLSTDEYNNVAFLAPTAADRDYDLNFDGWVGDYQDPSTYLNPFNAEDGFYLKIFGLDAREDKAKIASLGLDTYTKMLKDADSENKDVAKRYEKYAEAQAWMIDNSLIMSAMSSGGTASVTKVTPFTRGYSLVGIKGDGNNYKYMKLQKDTVTIKQYEEAKAKWEQESKKAIEKAQKEAENHVK, from the coding sequence ATGACTACAAAAAAGCGTGTCCTTAGTGCAGGCCTGACTTTTGCGGCTGCTTTGCTTTTAGCTGCTTGCGGACAATCTGGTTCAGATACAAAAACTTACTCATCAACCTTTAGTGGAAATCCAACTACATTTAACTATTTATTAGACTACTACGCTGATAATACAGCCATCATTACCAACCTAGTTGATGGTTTGCTTGAAAATGACAATCATGGAAATCTAGTTCCATCTTTGGCAGAAGACTGGTCTGTTTCAAGCGACGGTCTGACTTATACCTATAAACTGAGAAAAGATGCCAAATGGTTCACGGCGGACGGTGAAGAGTACGCTCCAGTCAAGGCACAAGATTTTGTGACAGGTATCAAGTACGCAGTGGATAATAAATCCCAGGCCATTGACTTGATTCAAAACTCGATCAAGGGCTTGAATGATTATATTACAGGAGCGGATTCTGACTTTTCTAAGGTTGGAGTGAAAGCCATTGACGACCAGACTGTTGAGTATACTTTGGCACGCCCAGAACCGTACTGGAACTCAAAAACAACCAACAGTATTCTTTTCCCAGTCAACGAAGAGTTTCTAAATTCAAAAGGCAAAGATTTTGGTACCTTATCTCCAGATAGCATTCTCTACAGCGGACCTTATTTGTTAAAAGATTTCACATCAAAATCATCTATTGAGTATGTGAAGAATCCGCATTACTATGATCATGACAAAGTATCGATTGAACACGTAAAATTGGCTTACTTTGACGGCTCAGACCAAGAATTGACTATCCGTAACTTTGAAAGTGGAGCCTATTCAATCGCTGGGGTTTATCCAAATAGTTCTAACTTTGCTAAGACCAAGGAGAAATATAAGGATAATATCGTCTATAGCTTGCAGGACAAGACTTCTTGGTATTTTAATTTCAACGTCAATCGTAAGGCCTACAATCACACTGCTAAAACGACAGATGAGCAGAAGAAGTCAACTGAGACAGCTGTCTTGAACAAAAACTTCCGCCAAGCGGTGAACTTTGCCTTGGACCGCACAGCCTATTCTGCTCAGTCAAATGGGGAAGAAGCAGCTAGCAAGACCCTTCGTAACACCCTAGTGCCTCCTACATTTGTCCAAGTTGGAGACAAGACTTTTGGAGAAGTAGTTGCTTCTAAATTGGTCAACTATGGCACAGAATGGTCAGATATTAACTTGGCAGATGCTCAGGATGCCTATTTCAACAAAGAAAAAGCCCAAGCAAAATTTGCGGAAGCCAAAAAAGACTTGGCAAGTCAAGGTGTGACCTTCCCAATTCACTTGGATGTAGCTGTTGATCAGACAAGTAAAAATGCTGTGACTGGTATGAATTCTGTAAAACAGACTCTTGAGTCTGTTTTAGGTGCTGATAATCTTGTTATTGACGTTCAGCAACTCTCTACAGATGAGTACAATAACGTAGCCTTCTTAGCGCCAACAGCAGCTGATCGAGACTACGATTTGAACTTTGATGGTTGGGTAGGTGACTACCAAGATCCATCAACTTATCTCAATCCTTTCAATGCAGAGGATGGATTCTACCTCAAGATCTTTGGTCTAGATGCTCGAGAAGATAAAGCTAAGATTGCTAGCCTGGGGCTTGATACCTACACCAAGATGCTCAAAGATGCAGATAGTGAAAATAAAGATGTAGCCAAACGCTATGAAAAATATGCTGAAGCACAGGCTTGGATGATTGACAATTCTCTGATTATGTCAGCCATGTCAAGTGGTGGTACTGCATCTGTAACCAAAGTAACGCCATTTACAAGAGGGTATTCACTGGTCGGCATCAAGGGTGACGGCAATAACTACAAGTACATGAAACTGCAAAAAGATACTGTGACAATCAAACAGTATGAAGAAGCCAAGGCCAAATGGGAGCAAGAAAGCAAAAAAGCAATCGAAAAAGCTCAAAAAGAAGCAGAAAATCATGTTAAATAA
- a CDS encoding glycoside hydrolase family 13 protein, with translation MQEKWWHNAVVYQIYPKSFMDSNGDGIGDLPGITSKLDYLAKLGITAIWLSPVYDSPMDDNGYDIADYQAIAAIFGTMEDMDQLIAEAKKRDIRIIMDLVVNHTSDEHAWFIEACENPDSPERDYYIWRDEPNDLDSIFSGSAWEYDEKSGQYYLHFFSKKQPDLNWENEKLRQKIYEMMNFWIDKGIGGFRMDVIDMIGKIPDEKVVNNGPMLHPYLKEMNQATFGDKNLLTVGETWGATPEIAKLYSDPKGQELSMVFQFEHICLQYQEGQPKWHYQKELNIAKLKEIFNKWQTELGVEDGWNSLFWNNHDLPRIVSIWGNDQEYREKSAKAFAILLHLMRGTSYIYQGEEIGMTNYPFETLDQVEDIESLNYAREALEKGVPMEEIMDSICVIGRDNARTPMQWDESKNAGFSTGQPWLAVNPNYQAINVQEALGNPDSIFYTYQKLVQIRKENSWLIRADFELWETADKVFAYIRKDGDRRFLVVANLSNEEQDLTVEGSVKSVLIENTAAQEVFEKQILAPWDAFCVEIL, from the coding sequence ATGCAAGAAAAATGGTGGCACAATGCCGTAGTCTATCAAATTTACCCTAAGAGCTTTATGGATAGTAATGGAGATGGGATTGGTGATTTGCCAGGAATTACCAGTAAGTTGGACTATCTAGCTAAGTTAGGAATTACAGCGATTTGGCTTTCTCCTGTTTATGATAGTCCTATGGATGATAATGGCTATGATATTGCTGATTATCAAGCGATTGCGGCTATTTTTGGGACTATGGAGGATATGGACCAACTGATCGCGGAAGCTAAGAAACGTGATATTCGTATCATCATGGACTTGGTGGTCAATCATACCTCAGATGAGCATGCTTGGTTTATCGAGGCCTGTGAAAATCCTGATAGCCCTGAGCGAGACTACTATATCTGGCGGGACGAACCCAACGATCTAGATTCTATCTTTAGTGGGTCTGCTTGGGAATACGATGAAAAGTCAGGTCAGTACTATCTCCACTTTTTCAGCAAGAAACAGCCTGATCTTAACTGGGAAAATGAAAAACTTCGCCAGAAAATTTATGAGATGATGAACTTTTGGATTGATAAAGGCATTGGCGGTTTCCGTATGGATGTCATTGACATGATTGGGAAAATTCCTGACGAGAAGGTAGTCAATAATGGTCCTATGCTCCATCCCTATCTCAAGGAAATGAATCAGGCGACCTTTGGAGATAAGAATCTTTTGACAGTGGGAGAGACATGGGGAGCAACGCCAGAGATTGCCAAGCTCTACTCGGATCCAAAGGGGCAAGAGTTGTCTATGGTCTTCCAGTTTGAGCATATCTGTCTTCAGTATCAGGAAGGTCAGCCTAAATGGCACTATCAAAAAGAGCTGAATATTGCTAAGTTAAAAGAGATTTTCAACAAATGGCAGACAGAGTTAGGAGTTGAAGATGGCTGGAATTCGCTCTTCTGGAATAATCATGACCTTCCTCGTATCGTCTCAATCTGGGGAAATGACCAAGAATACCGCGAAAAATCTGCCAAAGCCTTTGCAATCTTACTTCATCTTATGAGAGGAACATCTTATATCTACCAAGGTGAGGAGATTGGGATGACCAACTATCCCTTTGAAACGTTGGATCAAGTAGAAGATATTGAATCCCTCAACTATGCGCGTGAGGCTCTTGAAAAAGGTGTTCCGATGGAAGAAATCATGGACAGTATCTGTGTCATTGGACGTGACAATGCCCGTACCCCTATGCAATGGGACGAGAGCAAAAACGCTGGTTTCTCAACAGGTCAACCTTGGTTGGCAGTGAATCCAAACTATCAAGCAATCAACGTTCAAGAAGCGCTAGGAAATCCAGATTCTATTTTCTATACCTATCAGAAACTGGTTCAAATCCGTAAGGAGAACAGCTGGCTGATTCGAGCTGACTTTGAACTATGGGAAACAGCTGACAAGGTCTTTGCTTATATCCGTAAAGATGGTGACCGTCGATTCCTAGTCGTAGCTAACTTGTCCAATGAAGAACAAGACTTGACCGTAGAAGGAAGCGTCAAATCTGTCCTGATTGAAAACACCGCGGCTCAAGAAGTTTTTGAAAAACAAATCTTGGCTCCATGGGATGCTTTCTGTGTGGAAATACTATAA
- a CDS encoding DUF1846 domain-containing protein, whose product MKKQAFSSEQYLNLQRNHILERINQFDGKLYLEFGGKMLEDFHAARVLPGYEPDNKIKLLQELKEQVEVVIAINASNIEHSKARGDLGISYDQEVLRLIDKFNELGIFVGSVVITQYAGQPAADAFRNQLEKNGIDSYLHYPIKGYPTDMDHIISPEGMGKNDYIKTNRNLIVVTAPGPGSGKLATCMSNMYHDQINGIKSGYAKFETFPVWNLPLHHPVNLAYEAATADLDDVNMIDPFHLQTYGETTVNYNRDIEIFPVLKRMLERILRESPYASPTDMGVNMVGFAITDDEAAVEASKQEIIRRYYQTVLDFKAEKVGEAAVKKIELLMNDLGITPADRKVAVVARQKAEETGGPALALELPSGEIVTGKNSELFGPTAAALINAIKKSANIAKEVKLIEPEVVKPIQGLKIDHLGSRNPRLHSNEILIALAITATENPDAARAMEELGNLKGSEAHSTIILTDEDKNVLRKLGINVTFDPYYQYDRLYRK is encoded by the coding sequence ATGAAAAAACAAGCTTTTAGTTCTGAACAATATTTGAATCTACAACGCAACCACATTTTGGAGCGTATTAACCAATTTGACGGCAAGCTCTACTTGGAGTTTGGTGGCAAAATGTTAGAAGATTTCCACGCTGCTCGTGTTCTTCCTGGTTATGAGCCTGACAACAAAATCAAGCTCTTACAAGAGTTGAAAGAGCAGGTTGAGGTCGTGATTGCTATTAATGCAAGTAATATCGAGCACTCCAAAGCACGTGGTGACTTGGGCATTTCTTATGACCAAGAAGTTCTTCGCTTGATTGACAAATTCAATGAACTGGGAATTTTTGTTGGCTCCGTTGTCATCACACAGTACGCTGGTCAACCAGCTGCAGATGCCTTCCGCAACCAACTAGAGAAAAACGGAATTGATTCTTATCTTCACTATCCAATCAAAGGATATCCGACGGATATGGATCACATCATTTCTCCAGAAGGCATGGGAAAAAATGACTACATCAAAACCAATCGTAACTTGATCGTCGTAACCGCTCCTGGACCTGGTTCTGGAAAATTGGCAACCTGTATGTCCAATATGTACCACGACCAAATCAATGGTATCAAGTCTGGCTACGCTAAATTTGAAACCTTCCCAGTTTGGAATCTTCCCCTTCATCACCCAGTCAATTTGGCCTACGAGGCTGCCACAGCTGACCTTGATGATGTCAACATGATTGACCCCTTCCATCTCCAAACCTACGGAGAAACCACTGTCAACTATAACCGTGATATCGAAATTTTCCCAGTGCTCAAGCGCATGTTGGAACGTATCCTAAGAGAGTCTCCATACGCTTCACCGACAGATATGGGGGTCAACATGGTTGGTTTCGCTATTACAGATGATGAAGCTGCTGTCGAAGCTTCTAAACAAGAAATCATCCGCCGTTACTATCAAACTGTTCTTGATTTTAAAGCCGAAAAAGTTGGCGAAGCTGCTGTCAAGAAAATTGAGTTGCTCATGAACGACCTCGGCATCACACCTGCAGACCGTAAGGTTGCTGTTGTTGCCCGTCAAAAAGCAGAAGAAACTGGCGGACCAGCCCTAGCCCTTGAATTGCCAAGTGGGGAAATTGTCACTGGTAAGAACTCAGAACTCTTTGGTCCTACAGCCGCTGCCTTGATCAACGCCATCAAGAAATCAGCTAACATTGCGAAAGAAGTAAAACTAATCGAGCCTGAAGTTGTTAAGCCAATCCAAGGTCTTAAAATCGATCATCTCGGCAGCCGCAATCCACGCCTTCATTCAAATGAAATCCTGATTGCACTTGCTATCACAGCTACAGAAAATCCTGATGCTGCTCGTGCTATGGAAGAACTTGGCAATCTCAAAGGAAGCGAAGCCCACTCAACCATCATCTTAACCGATGAAGACAAGAATGTCCTTCGCAAACTGGGTATCAACGTAACCTTTGACCCCTACTACCAATACGACCGCTTGTATCGTAAATAA
- a CDS encoding S-ribosylhomocysteine lyase — MSKEVIVESFELDHTIVKAPYVRLIGEETGPKGDVISNYDIRLVQPNEDSIPTAGLHTIEHLLAKLIRTRIDGMIDCSPFGCRTGFHMIMWGRHTSAEIATVIKDSLKEIAETTTWEDVPGTTIESCGNYKDHSLFSAKEWAKLILEQGISDDAFERHVI; from the coding sequence ATGTCAAAAGAAGTTATTGTCGAAAGTTTTGAACTTGACCACACCATTGTTAAAGCACCCTATGTTCGCTTAATCGGGGAAGAAACAGGGCCAAAGGGAGATGTCATCTCCAATTATGATATTCGTTTAGTGCAACCCAATGAAGACTCTATCCCTACTGCTGGCCTTCACACTATCGAGCACCTCTTAGCCAAACTCATCCGTACCCGCATCGACGGCATGATTGACTGTTCACCATTTGGTTGCCGCACAGGCTTCCACATGATTATGTGGGGGCGCCACACCAGCGCTGAAATCGCGACTGTTATCAAGGATTCGCTCAAAGAAATCGCTGAGACTACTACTTGGGAAGATGTCCCTGGAACAACCATCGAATCTTGCGGAAACTACAAAGATCACAGCCTCTTCTCTGCTAAAGAATGGGCAAAACTCATCCTAGAACAAGGGATTTCAGATGATGCCTTTGAGCGTCATGTGATTTAA